Within the Thalassophryne amazonica chromosome 19, fThaAma1.1, whole genome shotgun sequence genome, the region GCCCCCTAAtggaagcagctgaaagaagaagaatgcAAGTGCTCAAAATTTGAATTGTCAATTAATATTGTTTTCACAGTTCATTGtctgtggtttaaaaaaaaacttttactgtTTCAAGAACTGACAAACAAATACTTAAAGCTGGGGTTGTGTCTAAAATTTGGTTTAAAACTTTTAAAAGTGAGTTGAAAAGGTACAAATTCCATTAAGTTGGTGATACGTGAACAAAAGGTTTAATATACGATTATTATCgtattactttttaaaatgtgtaaTTATTAAGCCCCTGTTttggctctcacacacacacatttaaaatttcaaagcattcataaaaaacataaaaaacgaaAAGTGCAGATTCAATCTGTGTGAGTTTTGTCAGAAGCATCTGGGTTTTTTTGTGCTTTAAGTCTCATTTAGTTTGAATAAATCTTCTCGGCTGATTCCTGAGCACCTGAAGGTTTCAGAGATTCCTGTATGTTTGTACGTACGCTTCCTGCCCAGAGGTCAGACCTCTGCCCGGTCAGTTTGTGGTAAACAAAGATATTCTCTCCACGTCTGAAGGTCAGGAAGTGGCAGTCGAGCCCACGGTGGTCCCTGATGGCCTGGACCCTGCTCATCGGACCTGCACACAAGACCCAACACAGGGTTGGGATGTAAGAACCAGGAAGTAAACACCACAGTGAGCACTTGATCTTCATCATTCATCTTCATCAACATCTCCCATATGGCTCCCATCAGATTGTCTCCTTTCTAAGGCTCCTCCTTTCACTCTGATATAAATGCCCTAACCTACATTCAGACCAAGGTTCATAAAAGCAAGTTCCAGATTTTATCATCATCATTTTCTGACACTTGTCCAGGTCACAATGGGAGCAGACTAACCAGCTCATCCCAGACTTCCCTATCCACAGCCAAGTCCTCTACCAGGGGATCCTGAAGAGTTCCCAAGGCAgctaggaaatataatccctccaatgTGTCTTGGGTCTTACCTGGGGTCTCCTCTCACCTGGACATGCCTGAAAAACCTTCTCAAGGAGACAACCAGGCAACATCCTCACccgatgtccaaaccacctcagctggctcctttcgatgtgacgAAACAggagctctactcagagtccctcccggatagtcCAGTTTCTCACCCTGTCAAGGAGTGTAGGCCCAGATACCTGATGGATTTCCGCCGCTTGTATTCATGACCTTATTCTTTTGGgccttacccaaagttcatgaccatagatgaggataggagcgtaaatttACTTGTAAGTTGAAAGACTCACATTCAGGCTCAACTCTTTCTTCACGATGGTCTGGTACAGCATCTATAAAACATCAGACACTGCCGcagtccatctatcgatctcatgctccaacttaccaCCACTTGTGACCCTgatatacttaaactcctccacttggggcagtaactctcctctGACCAAGAGGGaacaatccaccattttccaacagaggaccatgaaCTCTGATGTGGCGATGCTGATCATCATCCCATtcacttcacactctgcctcaaacctgctcagtgcactgCACactggaggtcactgcctgatgactCTTCTCATAATATTGTGTCAATCAAATGAGTATCTCATTATGAATCATATTTTACTCACACACACTCCACTTTGACTGTAATGAGAAACATATGACACTGTTTCTCACCATGACCTATTCctgtaaaataaaaattaaaaatgtccTGGCTCCACCCCTTTAGGTGGCCTTACATTTAAAGGAACCTTTTGCTGATCATTGAAGTTGTATGAAAATCAGTGTGAAGTTCTCCTGCTGAAACCCGATGCACAGATGAAGTTAAAAAGCAATAGAAAAACTTACTCTCACATCCAGCATGGCCACAAATCTTATAGTTTGACAAAAGGCTGAGATCGACGTTGGCCAGAGACACAAAGAgtgtggctgcagcagacagcaaATGAAGCCACATTTCCAACACTCTGATGAGAAGAACTGCGGCGGCTGCAGCGTGGgatggcgtctggctgctgaATGACAGAGTGAAGATAAGATATCCGAATAATCATTAACAAGCTGCTGACTAAAAGGAGTCAACTCAACTCACATCTGCATTACAGCGATATATAAAAGTGGACTTTGGTGGACTTTGTTCTGAGTATGGCAACCTGTCAGTCCCAGGGCCCAATCCAGCTGCTGGGGCCCCAAAGTTCACTCAATGATAGACTTAAAGTGAGCTTGGACCTGGTCCCAGCAGGTGCCGGAGTCAAACTCCGTTTTACTTAAATTCACCCTCAGCTGATTGAGTGGGTTTAGTCAAACTTTAACTCACTGACTTTGAAGAAGTGAAGGCAAATGTGAAGGCCTCTGGGGGGGCGGGGGGAGAGACGACCAATGTCAGACTTTTTAAATGTATACTGATATTGATCCATCCTGTGAAGTGCGTCATCAGACGCATGATAATGAGGTCCACATGTTCTGGCCTTGTGACATCTCTACAGTTGGGACTTATGGTCATtctatgcttgttttgttgggcGTCCCTCAGAGACCCATCCCAAGACCATCAGCAGATCTCAGAGTTTTGGTAATTTTGTAGCCTTCTCACACTCGCTGGATAAAAGAGATTTTAACAATTTATATCCTAAAAAAATCCGATACACACTGACTGGACAATCCACAAAATTCCGAAAGATGCAGCATTTCCTCGATGACACAGAGGACACGATTCTCCCGCGGCGACGACCGAATAAGAGCCCagctttataatttttttttttaatttcagcaTCGTTATTTTaattaatgcttttttttccatccaaaactttatttcaacaaatacaataacaaacaaacgaacaaaatgCTGACACTTTCTCCAtaaggaattttttttatttttcttgtataattCATGCTTTTTGCTCCGGTCGGTTCCTGTTCTGGGGAATGACGTCACTCTGCTCACAATCACGTGTCTCAAAAtaataattcataaaaaaaaacaacacattgaACTTTTACCAATTGATATCATTTTTAGTCAGCCACAGGCTTCCGTACAAAAAGtgacatttttaaaaaagaacaaaacagaaaatcaccACGGAAACCGGCGCGCGTGTATGACATCATCATTCCGCGTCCACTACGGGTTTTCAGTCGGGTTTTGTAATTTTGATTATTTTCCGGTACCGTCCTCAACCAGAACTCAGAATGAAGTGCGAAGTGGACGAACTCATGCCGAGGCTGCTTCCGGTCGGTGACCCAGTGTGTCCGGACGAACTGCTGCCGAACGGAGCTCCCAGAACACCGCAGGAGTACCTGAGACGAGTCCAGTAAGACCGGAACCTGTGTCCGACTAATAAAAATCCTTACAGAGTACCAGAGACGAGTCCGCTAAGACCGGAACCTGGTTCTGACGAATACAAGCCTTTGCAGGGTTCCAGAGATGAGTCCAGTAAGACCAGAACCGGGTCTGACTAATAAAAACCCTTACAGGGTACCAGAGATGAGTGCTAAGACTGGAACTGGGTTCTGACTAATATAAACCCATACAGGATTCCAAGGATGAGTACAGTAAGACCAGAACCTGGTTCTGACAAATAAAATCCCTTGCAGGGTTCCAGAGATGAGCCCAGTAAGACCAAAACCGGGTTCTGACTAATAAAAACCCTTACAGAGTACTTGAAATAAGTTCAGTAAGACTGGAACCTGGTTgtgtgttgtgatttttgtggaatcagtggattcTCTGATTCCAGGAGTTGATGAGtgtgggtttgtgatggtcctggacccagtaagatccaggctttcagtgacttcctggactcatccTTCAGACTTGTGTCTGCCTGTGGTGAACTTGGagagacattcactgatctcagcagtgatgttcgTGTGTCTGGGTCCTCAGACTTTGAGacccagagacacctgggaagatctcaaatgaacagttacttagtgagactcagatgaggaggatcactgacattgtgagggaacatcagctaccacattttgtccatgtggtgtgcttctctggacatgatccagcacgcaggtgtctcagtgttggaGAAGGTCAGGAACACAACCAAATTTTCACCTGCCCAtggacacacccacgtgtcacctgactgcagcagatagatggttactttgaagaggtggggatggaccggttgtctgcctggatggttgccatccagggccgGGGTAGttctgtggtggatgtggtgacagcagtgcatgctcccagacctgacttgatgTGGGCCAGTTTGTCCTCCCAAACATCGTGGTGTTTTGTGGCAGGTTAGAGGCGGCGTCGTGTCCGGAGGTGGTGGTGGCTCACATCGACCCCAAGAAACTGAAAAAGAAGCAGACTGTCAACGCATCAGTGAGTAAACTCCCtttgtttatgtatttttttttcccttgaatTTTGAGAAGCTTCTAGGAACAAATGGGAAGATCCTGTAAAAATGTGAGTTCCTCACTAGAATAAATTTTgatgtgtctttttgttttttgtaaatctGCCACACGTGGACCTGATGGATGCTCACTTTGTGAAAATGGTTCCAGGTTGCTGGTTGCTGTGCAGCTCCACCGGGTTTCTCCCCGAGTCTCAGATGGCAACAGCAGCAAGTGTGCAACTTCTCACATATCAGACAGGTAACAGGAAGTGTTTTCTGCCACGACTTTTCAAAATAATGTTTGACAGTCCGATAATGCTGAAATAAAATCCAATAAAATGCCACAAAAGTGTGATGTGATCCAGATCAGATGGTTCACCTGAGCAGACCTGAGGGTCTCATGTTtattctgtattttgttttcagAGTATCAACAGGAAGAGAAAGCACTGGAGCCAACAGACTCTGGACTCAAATGTCCTGATGGTGAGAACACATCTGTAGCACAACACAAGTTCTCCTCAGGAACCATCTCCAAAGATTCATGCTCCCAAAAGCAGCTCCATAGTGCTGCAGTCACAGTGTATCTGGTATGGTTCAGTGTCTCCTGATTGGTCAGTTTTGGACCAGTGTCTCCTGATTAGTCGGTTTTCGGTCAGCGTCTTTTGCATTTGTCAGTTTTGGATCAGTGTCTCCTGATTGGTCGGGAGTCTTTGAGGTTGCGGTGATAGGGCCCTCTCTTAAaggtggatgatgtcacatttttatCTGATGCCTCCTACTCGTCCATCAGTTCCCTGAAGTTCTGTTGGACCTTTTGAAGAAATCTTCATTAATTCATGGTTGTTAATTTGGACATCCTTTCTCAGTGACTTGAAGTCTGTTTGGTTCCAAAGCTTCTAAGATGTTTCTGTCATGGGTTGTAGCAGTTCTTGTGGTGCCATGAACCTTTTTAAGATGGTTTCTAAGGAGAAACCAGATTTGTGGAGATTAAAAATTTTGCTCTAGCAGCCATGGTGtcattatttttatgtatttatttttttattatttttcctgcTCTTGAACAATAAAttactgtttccagttaaccctgAATTATTCCAGTTATTCATTCAGAAACTTCTGCAGTATGAACCTGGTCTGGGCtcagggtggttctgtggtgatGGTCCTGAAAGGTCCTTGGTGGCTTGATGGATGCAGCAGCAGACCTGATGGTTGAGGCAGTGTGACCAGGACCGTGTGTGTTGGGTCAGTAATTGTGGGTCAAAAGGACCAAAACCCCTGTCACCTCCTTCTTTAGGATCACGGTGTGTCTGCATAGGAGGTGTAGCTTTGATTTGGATGATTGTTGATGTTTGAGTCCGTTTGAAGGTATTTGTACTGGTGAGTTCTGGTTGTCCCAGCACATTTTGGGTTGTAGCCCCTACAAGCTGAAAAAACCTTTGTAAGAGAGAAATTAAATCATTTATTGCTTCTTTGATGTTTGATTGACAGCCAAAGACGATGGATGAGGGCGGCTGGAAGAGGTTTTGTTTGGGAGAGAA harbors:
- the gemin2 gene encoding gem-associated protein 2, translating into MKCEVDELMPRLLPVGDPVCPDELLPNGAPRTPQEYLRRVQLEAASCPEVVVAHIDPKKLKKKQTVNASVAGCCAAPPGFSPSLRWQQQQVCNFSHIRQSINRKRKHWSQQTLDSNVLMPKTMDEGGWKRFCLGENVCLDSVSLRTEPDPAVDYNKMGFPPLLSIVSRLNQSTVLSVMETLINWFEDRDFLPQLGRWLFALLACLEKPLLPEAHSLIRQLARRCALLRSTLDREDDARLPALNLLICLVARYFEQNDLADQQEPTPNRLPV